From one Treponema denticola genomic stretch:
- the topA gene encoding type I DNA topoisomerase, whose amino-acid sequence MENTMNETKKTKRTAKKTKQHCLVIVESPAKAKTIEKYLGNNYIVRASMGHLIDLPKSRLAIDIEHNFTPEYITVRGRAKILKELKKEAKKSSGVFLASDNDREGEAIAFHLHEALLPECSSPIKRIVFNEITPNAIQEAVKNPMDIDMGKVNAQKSRRVLDRLVGYNLSPLLWQKVKNGLSAGRVQSVALRLICEREEEVENFIPDEYWTLDGDFKYNKTSFEAQLVKYKDNKPELKNQKEVDAIIKELSSLPASVSDIKTTEKSIKPRPPFTTSTLQQVAANRIGFTSKKTMQVAQQLYEGVAVGSTRVGLITYMRTDSVRISDTAIDAVRKWINENHPKELPDGPNVYAAGKKAQDAHEAIRPTYIEYTPSYLKEFLTRDQLRLYSLIWERFVSSQMKNAKTKTSSYEIKVGDAVFRAASTKITEKGFYTVTKTLISKDEKGSSLPPMKVGDEINIEGLRPEQHFTQGPARYTDASIVKMLEEKGIGRPSTYAPIISVLLERYYVTRSNKQLVPTQLGRIINNLLVKNFSEIIDVNFTAGMENRLDEVAENKVEWPKLMESFYGSFKEKVDTALENVESIKGSLDEVTDIVCEKCGNKMVKKLGRFGVFLACSAFPECKNTKSIPLAKCPREGCGGDIIARKSKKRGKEFYGCTHFPECDFISHFKPINASCPKCGWFMVEKYDKKNGNYKACINPNCDYLHSVVEGVEDVEVDRSNE is encoded by the coding sequence ATGGAAAACACGATGAATGAAACAAAAAAAACTAAACGTACTGCAAAAAAAACAAAACAGCATTGCTTGGTTATAGTTGAGTCTCCTGCAAAGGCTAAGACAATCGAAAAATATTTAGGAAACAATTATATCGTAAGAGCTTCGATGGGGCATCTGATAGATTTGCCTAAATCCAGATTGGCAATAGATATAGAACATAATTTTACTCCCGAATATATAACGGTTAGAGGCCGTGCTAAAATTTTAAAAGAATTAAAAAAGGAAGCGAAAAAATCTTCAGGCGTATTTCTTGCAAGTGATAATGATAGAGAAGGGGAGGCTATCGCCTTTCATTTACACGAAGCCTTGCTTCCGGAATGTTCTTCTCCGATAAAAAGAATAGTTTTTAACGAAATTACTCCCAATGCAATTCAAGAAGCCGTAAAAAATCCCATGGATATAGATATGGGAAAAGTTAATGCTCAAAAATCCAGAAGAGTTTTGGATAGACTGGTCGGTTATAACCTATCTCCTCTTCTTTGGCAAAAAGTAAAAAACGGATTGTCGGCAGGCCGTGTTCAATCAGTTGCATTGCGTTTAATATGTGAGCGGGAAGAAGAAGTTGAAAATTTTATTCCTGATGAATACTGGACTCTTGACGGAGATTTTAAATACAATAAAACTTCTTTTGAGGCTCAGCTTGTAAAATACAAGGATAATAAACCGGAATTAAAAAATCAAAAAGAGGTTGATGCTATTATAAAAGAATTAAGCTCTTTGCCTGCGTCGGTTTCGGATATTAAAACAACGGAGAAAAGTATTAAGCCTCGCCCTCCGTTTACGACTTCTACATTACAGCAGGTTGCGGCAAACAGAATAGGCTTTACATCAAAAAAGACGATGCAGGTAGCCCAGCAGCTGTATGAAGGTGTAGCTGTCGGTTCTACCAGAGTCGGTTTGATTACCTATATGCGTACCGATTCGGTAAGAATTTCCGATACGGCAATAGATGCTGTCCGTAAATGGATAAATGAAAATCATCCTAAAGAATTACCTGATGGGCCTAATGTATATGCAGCAGGAAAAAAAGCACAGGATGCACACGAGGCAATTCGTCCTACATACATTGAATATACTCCTTCTTATTTAAAAGAATTCTTAACCCGTGATCAGTTAAGACTTTATTCTTTGATTTGGGAGCGCTTTGTTTCAAGTCAAATGAAAAATGCAAAAACAAAAACATCTAGTTACGAAATAAAAGTAGGAGATGCTGTTTTCCGTGCAGCTTCTACAAAGATAACCGAAAAAGGTTTTTACACGGTTACAAAAACTTTGATTTCAAAAGATGAAAAAGGTTCTTCGCTTCCTCCCATGAAGGTAGGAGATGAAATAAATATTGAAGGTTTAAGACCGGAGCAGCATTTTACTCAAGGCCCTGCCCGTTATACTGATGCAAGTATCGTAAAGATGCTTGAAGAAAAAGGAATCGGAAGACCTTCAACCTATGCGCCTATTATTTCCGTTTTGCTTGAACGCTATTATGTAACAAGATCTAATAAGCAGCTTGTTCCGACCCAGCTGGGAAGGATTATCAACAATCTTTTGGTAAAAAATTTTTCCGAAATAATAGATGTGAACTTTACTGCTGGAATGGAAAACCGCTTGGACGAAGTCGCTGAAAATAAAGTAGAATGGCCTAAACTGATGGAAAGTTTTTACGGTTCATTTAAAGAAAAAGTAGATACCGCCTTGGAAAATGTAGAAAGCATTAAAGGCTCATTGGATGAAGTTACTGATATAGTCTGCGAAAAATGCGGAAACAAAATGGTAAAAAAACTTGGCCGCTTCGGAGTGTTTTTAGCTTGCAGTGCTTTCCCTGAATGTAAAAATACAAAATCGATTCCTTTGGCAAAATGTCCGCGTGAAGGCTGCGGCGGAGACATAATCGCACGTAAATCTAAAAAGAGAGGAAAAGAATTTTACGGATGTACACATTTTCCCGAATGTGATTTTATTTCGCACTTTAAACCTATAAATGCTTCTTGTCCTAAATGCGGTTGGTTTATGGTAGAAAAGTATGATAAGAAAAACGGAAACTATAAGGCTTGTATTAATCCTAATTGCGATTATTTACACAGTGTAGTTGAAGGTGTAGAAGATGTGGAGGTAGACAGAAGCAATGAATGA
- the dprA gene encoding DNA-processing protein DprA has product MKISEKESLYIGLSHCYFLKGREKLVLSEKLDSLSSLVSLSIKDISEIIGRQVRPKKWDKDLLKSLTDSSIKLMSSYDIKMLYFYDPDFPPQLREIPDHPFTVFYRGALSSAEQPMLAMVGTRRPTGDGIEQALNLGKECAEKNIPVVSGLAFGIDCFSHRGCLEGEGKTLAVLACGPEMIYPRSNKKLAANILESGGCILSEYAPGTEPLSYRFPERNRIISGLSRSVLIVEAPKKSGALITADFALEQGRDVYVCSLLLNSLQNEGSKALYEQGAFAIKSIDDILHDWKYPTENNLKNNQQNMLFTNL; this is encoded by the coding sequence GTGAAGATATCCGAAAAAGAAAGTTTGTATATAGGATTATCTCATTGCTATTTTCTCAAAGGAAGGGAAAAGCTTGTTCTGTCAGAAAAGCTTGATTCCTTATCTTCTCTTGTATCGCTTTCTATAAAAGATATTTCGGAAATTATCGGCCGGCAAGTAAGACCAAAAAAATGGGATAAAGATTTACTTAAATCCCTTACGGATTCAAGTATAAAACTTATGAGCTCATACGATATAAAAATGCTTTATTTTTATGATCCGGATTTTCCTCCGCAGCTTAGAGAGATTCCCGATCATCCATTTACCGTCTTTTATCGAGGAGCTCTTTCTTCTGCTGAACAGCCTATGCTTGCAATGGTAGGAACAAGGCGGCCTACAGGGGATGGAATTGAACAAGCCTTGAATTTGGGAAAAGAATGTGCCGAAAAAAATATTCCTGTTGTGTCGGGATTGGCTTTCGGTATAGATTGTTTTTCTCATAGGGGCTGTCTTGAAGGTGAAGGTAAAACCTTGGCCGTATTGGCCTGCGGGCCTGAAATGATTTATCCCCGTTCAAATAAAAAACTTGCTGCAAATATTTTGGAATCGGGCGGATGTATTTTAAGTGAATATGCTCCGGGAACGGAACCATTGTCCTACCGCTTTCCCGAACGAAATAGAATTATTTCGGGGCTTTCGCGTTCCGTTTTAATTGTAGAAGCTCCCAAAAAATCGGGCGCCCTTATTACTGCGGATTTTGCCTTGGAGCAAGGCAGAGATGTTTATGTATGCAGCCTTCTTCTTAATTCTTTACAAAATGAAGGTAGTAAAGCTCTTTACGAACAAGGTGCATTTGCGATAAAATCCATAGATGATATTTTACATGACTGGAAATATCCTACGGAAAATAATTTAAAAAACAATCAGCAAAATATGCTGTTTACTAATTTATAG